From Streptomyces sp. NBC_00683, one genomic window encodes:
- a CDS encoding LppU/SCO3897 family protein, translated as MTTPPPPGQNPYRQPAAPVPARGSSVKRVLRGVVTVVVAGVVVYGGYTTWFGGAATADAGDCLHAGNASATAVISVGDPEFEIVDCGSSEAQFKVAGRTSGTDGTCDSQYQRYTQGGAGRDFTLCLERLK; from the coding sequence ATGACCACTCCGCCGCCGCCCGGCCAGAACCCGTACAGACAACCCGCCGCGCCGGTCCCCGCCCGCGGTTCGAGCGTCAAACGCGTCCTCAGGGGAGTCGTCACCGTCGTCGTGGCCGGTGTCGTCGTGTACGGCGGCTACACGACCTGGTTCGGGGGCGCGGCGACCGCCGACGCGGGTGACTGCCTGCACGCCGGCAACGCGTCGGCCACCGCGGTGATATCCGTCGGCGATCCCGAGTTCGAGATCGTGGACTGCGGCAGCTCCGAAGCCCAGTTCAAGGTCGCCGGCCGCACCTCCGGCACGGACGGAACCTGCGACAGCCAGTACCAGCGCTACACCCAGGGCGGCGCGGGCCGGGACTTCACCCTCTGCCTCGAACGCCTCAAGTGA
- a CDS encoding cation-translocating P-type ATPase, giving the protein MTVSSDLHPGPTREEGLSREQAALLLTECGPNTLAPPPAISLWSRVFAQLRDPLIVVLLAAVALTVATADYADAIIIGVVVLFNTTVGVVQEVRADNAVAALSAMTAPTARVMRDGTEQELASAGVVPGDVLMLGEGDIVPADATLLQAAALLVDESTLTGESVPADKDAHGTDPEAARLRAGTVVVRGRAVATVTATGPHSDLGMIAASLHPRQQLTPLQKRLAGLGKVLALVTVGLCLLVLVLGLLRGQSLELMAVTAISLVVAAVPESMPAVVTLGLALGARRMAARNAVVRRLSAVETLGSVTVLATDKTGTLTEGRMLLERVWTPQGAVTVSGTGYEPVGEFLDAGLPPAPALAEAVREVLVAGALCNDASLVPPTEAATPWAALGDPTEAALLTGAAKAGCAREGLVLTRPRVAEVPFDSLRKRMTTLHSTPRGTIEICLKGAPEAVLDPSLLDEEPALLERAREAAAALSADGYRVLALAAGSCTDLPVPAEKGESGLKLLGLAAISDPPKAAAEATVHACRRAGITSVLITGDHPATARAIATRVGILQGDEAERPGLVVTGQEVAAGQVPDLTRVRVFARTTPQQKLDIVEAWQARGEVTAMTGDGVNDGPALRQADIGVAMGRRGTEVARQAADLVLADDELTSVTAAVEEGRRVYTNIRRFLLYALAGGAAEILIMLLGPLLGLALPLRAGQILWINLLTHGLTGVAMGAEPASPDAMDRPPRRPQQHVLGDGLWQRVLRLSILVTTVCLGASMWVRHTAGPWQTVLFLSLLAAQLGIALGLRERVLTRRNLSLPAAVLTAAALGAAAVYLPFLAHLLGTSAPSWPDVGIAAAAGLTAFIAARTESRLAKSAGGSSAAAVTPLQGLGPAGSKEWK; this is encoded by the coding sequence ATGACCGTTTCGTCCGATCTTCATCCCGGCCCGACCCGTGAAGAGGGCCTGAGCCGGGAACAGGCTGCCCTGCTGCTGACCGAGTGCGGTCCCAACACGCTCGCCCCGCCCCCCGCGATCTCGCTGTGGTCCCGGGTCTTCGCACAACTCCGCGACCCGCTGATCGTCGTGCTGCTGGCGGCCGTGGCACTGACCGTCGCCACCGCGGACTACGCCGACGCGATCATCATCGGCGTGGTCGTCCTGTTCAACACCACTGTCGGGGTGGTGCAGGAGGTCCGGGCCGACAACGCGGTCGCGGCACTCTCGGCCATGACCGCCCCGACCGCGCGCGTCATGCGCGACGGCACGGAGCAGGAACTCGCCTCCGCCGGCGTCGTACCGGGCGACGTCCTGATGCTGGGGGAGGGAGACATCGTGCCGGCCGACGCCACCCTCCTGCAGGCCGCCGCACTCCTGGTCGACGAGTCGACCCTGACCGGGGAATCCGTGCCGGCCGACAAGGACGCCCACGGCACGGATCCGGAAGCGGCCCGGCTGCGGGCCGGGACCGTGGTGGTGCGCGGCCGGGCCGTGGCCACGGTCACCGCGACCGGACCGCACAGCGACCTGGGCATGATCGCCGCCTCGTTGCACCCCAGGCAGCAGCTGACTCCCTTGCAGAAGCGTCTGGCCGGGCTCGGCAAGGTGCTGGCCCTCGTCACCGTGGGGCTGTGTCTCCTGGTCCTGGTCCTCGGGCTGCTGCGTGGTCAGTCGCTGGAGCTCATGGCCGTCACCGCGATCAGTCTTGTCGTCGCGGCCGTGCCGGAGTCCATGCCGGCCGTGGTCACGCTCGGCCTGGCTCTGGGCGCGCGGCGGATGGCCGCCCGCAACGCGGTGGTGCGCCGCCTCTCGGCTGTCGAGACTCTGGGGTCGGTCACCGTCCTGGCCACCGACAAGACCGGCACCCTCACCGAGGGACGCATGCTCCTCGAACGCGTCTGGACCCCCCAGGGCGCCGTCACCGTCTCCGGGACCGGGTACGAACCCGTGGGCGAGTTCCTGGACGCCGGGCTTCCTCCCGCTCCCGCACTCGCCGAAGCCGTACGCGAGGTCCTCGTGGCGGGGGCGTTGTGCAACGACGCCTCGCTGGTCCCGCCCACCGAGGCTGCCACGCCGTGGGCCGCCCTCGGCGATCCGACGGAGGCCGCCCTGCTGACCGGCGCCGCGAAGGCCGGTTGTGCCCGGGAGGGCCTGGTCCTCACCCGGCCCCGCGTCGCGGAAGTTCCCTTCGACAGTCTCCGCAAACGCATGACGACTCTCCACAGCACACCGCGAGGAACGATCGAGATCTGCCTCAAGGGCGCACCGGAAGCGGTGCTGGACCCGTCGCTGCTCGACGAGGAGCCCGCACTGCTGGAACGGGCGCGCGAGGCGGCAGCCGCCCTGTCCGCCGATGGCTACCGCGTCCTGGCCCTAGCCGCAGGGTCCTGCACCGATCTGCCCGTCCCCGCGGAGAAGGGCGAGAGCGGCCTCAAGCTGCTGGGCCTGGCGGCCATCAGCGACCCGCCCAAGGCAGCGGCCGAAGCGACCGTGCACGCCTGCCGACGCGCGGGGATCACGTCCGTCCTGATCACTGGAGACCACCCGGCGACCGCCCGCGCGATCGCGACGCGCGTCGGCATCCTGCAGGGCGACGAAGCCGAGCGGCCGGGCCTGGTGGTCACCGGCCAGGAAGTGGCAGCAGGCCAGGTCCCCGACCTCACCCGGGTCAGGGTCTTCGCCCGGACCACGCCGCAGCAGAAGCTGGACATCGTCGAGGCGTGGCAGGCACGCGGTGAGGTCACGGCGATGACCGGCGACGGTGTCAACGACGGCCCCGCACTCCGGCAGGCCGACATCGGCGTCGCCATGGGCCGCCGGGGCACCGAAGTCGCCCGGCAGGCCGCCGACCTGGTTCTCGCCGACGACGAACTGACCTCGGTCACCGCGGCCGTCGAAGAAGGGCGACGGGTCTACACCAACATCCGCCGCTTCCTCCTCTACGCACTGGCCGGCGGCGCGGCAGAGATCCTCATCATGCTCCTGGGCCCCCTGCTCGGCCTCGCGCTGCCCCTGCGCGCCGGACAGATCCTCTGGATCAACCTCCTCACCCACGGCCTGACCGGGGTGGCCATGGGAGCCGAACCGGCCTCCCCCGACGCGATGGACCGCCCGCCCCGCCGACCGCAGCAGCACGTCCTCGGCGACGGCCTGTGGCAGCGTGTCCTGCGACTGTCGATCCTCGTCACGACCGTGTGCCTCGGCGCCAGCATGTGGGTCCGGCACACCGCCGGCCCGTGGCAGACCGTGCTGTTCCTGTCGTTGCTGGCGGCACAGCTCGGAATCGCCCTGGGACTGCGCGAACGGGTGCTCACCCGCCGGAATCTCTCCCTCCCCGCAGCCGTCCTGACCGCGGCCGCTCTGGGCGCTGCGGCCGTGTACCTCCCCTTCCTCGCGCATCTCCTGGGCACCTCCGCCCCGTCCTGGCCGGACGTCGGTATCGCCGCGGCGGCCGGACTCACCGCCTTCATCGCGGCCCGCACGGAAAGTCGCCTGGCGAAGAGCGCCGGCGGCTCCTCCGCGGCGGCTGTCACGCCCCTCCAGGGCCTCGGCCCGGCCGGGAGTAAGGAGTGGAAGTGA
- a CDS encoding aldo/keto reductase, with protein sequence MQTVTLNTGAEMPILGFGVFQIPPEDTERTVTDALAAGYRLLDTAAAYGNEEAVGRAIKSSGIPREDLFVTTKLWIQDAPAQDNAERAFETSLRKLGLDHLDLYLMHQPFGDVYGQWRAMEKLHHAGRAKAIGVANFYPDRLVDLLSNNDVTPAVNQIETHPFFQRTADQDVMREHGVQIQSWGGFAEGRNDLFTNPVLSDIGKAHDKSVAQVVLRWLIQRDIVTIPKSVRADRMAENFDVFDFELTDDQMAAVAGLDTGSSLFFDHRDPAVAGSLGKRRLTD encoded by the coding sequence GTGCAGACCGTCACCCTGAACACCGGCGCAGAGATGCCGATCCTCGGCTTCGGCGTCTTCCAGATCCCGCCGGAGGACACCGAGCGGACCGTCACCGACGCCCTCGCCGCCGGCTACCGGCTGCTGGACACCGCCGCCGCGTACGGCAACGAGGAAGCCGTCGGCCGCGCGATCAAGAGCAGCGGCATCCCGCGCGAGGACCTGTTCGTCACCACCAAGCTGTGGATCCAGGACGCGCCCGCGCAGGACAACGCAGAGCGCGCCTTCGAGACGTCGCTGCGCAAGCTCGGCCTCGACCACCTCGACCTGTACCTGATGCACCAGCCCTTCGGCGACGTGTACGGGCAGTGGCGGGCCATGGAGAAGCTGCACCACGCGGGCCGTGCGAAGGCGATCGGCGTCGCCAACTTCTACCCCGACCGCCTCGTCGACCTCCTCAGCAACAACGACGTGACGCCCGCGGTCAACCAGATCGAGACCCACCCGTTCTTCCAGCGCACCGCCGACCAGGACGTCATGCGCGAGCACGGCGTGCAGATCCAGTCCTGGGGCGGATTCGCCGAAGGCAGGAACGACCTCTTCACGAACCCGGTCCTCAGCGACATCGGCAAGGCGCACGACAAGTCCGTCGCCCAGGTCGTGCTCCGCTGGCTGATCCAGCGCGACATCGTCACCATCCCCAAGTCCGTTCGCGCGGACCGCATGGCCGAGAACTTCGACGTCTTCGACTTCGAGCTCACCGACGACCAGATGGCCGCCGTCGCCGGCCTGGACACCGGCAGTTCCCTGTTCTTCGACCACCGGGACCCGGCGGTCGCCGGATCGCTCGGCAAGCGGCGACTGACCGACTGA
- a CDS encoding PP2C family protein-serine/threonine phosphatase yields the protein MHRSDQYPDREQGSEAMDVAFASLLEDSAEELYEQAPCGYLSTLMDGTIAKINTTLLEWLGLSRQQVVGRMRFADLLTVGGKLYHETHFAPLLQLNGEVSGIALDIKASDGQRMPVLVTSKVKTGDDGGPMLVRTTVFDARDRRAYETELLRGRQAAEEARRQAEADRERLQEALAVLQQSLLPAELPEVPGLEAGSYYHTASPELLGGDFYDLFPLDADRWAFFLGDVCGKGPQAAAITSLTRYTLRAAALHDPDPVTVLTTLNTVLHERYTSGDTRYCTAIFGVLHPGSDHVSVHLASGGHPSALIQRADGTADYLHTPGGMLIGVLPQAQFTAARTRLLPGDTLLLYTDGLTEARTGPDRELYGDDALRAFAAEQSARGPQTLITALTGLLAGFGDGLDDDTALLALGVPAPLPTPRVKT from the coding sequence ATGCACCGCAGCGATCAGTATCCGGACAGGGAGCAAGGCAGCGAAGCGATGGACGTGGCCTTTGCTTCCCTGCTGGAGGACAGCGCGGAGGAGCTGTACGAGCAGGCTCCCTGCGGCTACCTGTCGACGCTGATGGACGGCACCATCGCGAAGATCAACACCACCCTTCTGGAGTGGCTGGGTCTGTCGCGGCAGCAGGTGGTGGGCCGGATGCGGTTCGCCGATCTGCTCACCGTGGGCGGCAAGCTCTACCACGAGACGCACTTCGCCCCGCTGTTGCAATTGAACGGCGAGGTGAGCGGCATCGCCCTGGACATCAAGGCCTCCGACGGGCAGCGGATGCCGGTGCTCGTCACCTCGAAGGTGAAGACCGGCGACGACGGCGGACCGATGCTCGTCCGCACCACGGTCTTCGACGCCCGCGACCGCCGTGCCTACGAGACCGAGCTGCTGCGCGGACGTCAGGCGGCTGAAGAAGCGCGCCGTCAGGCCGAGGCCGACCGCGAGCGACTCCAGGAAGCCCTCGCCGTCCTGCAGCAGAGCCTGCTGCCTGCCGAGCTGCCCGAGGTTCCGGGCCTGGAAGCCGGTTCGTACTATCACACCGCCTCTCCGGAACTGCTCGGCGGAGACTTCTACGATCTGTTTCCCCTCGACGCCGACCGGTGGGCGTTCTTCCTCGGCGATGTGTGCGGCAAAGGCCCTCAGGCTGCCGCGATCACCTCGCTGACCCGCTACACGCTTCGGGCGGCCGCCCTGCACGACCCGGACCCCGTCACCGTTCTGACCACCCTGAACACCGTCCTGCACGAGCGGTACACCAGCGGCGACACCCGCTACTGCACCGCGATATTCGGCGTCCTGCACCCGGGCAGCGACCACGTCAGTGTGCACCTGGCCTCCGGCGGCCACCCCTCCGCACTGATCCAGCGCGCCGACGGCACCGCGGATTACCTGCACACCCCCGGTGGCATGCTCATCGGCGTCCTGCCCCAGGCGCAGTTCACAGCCGCCCGGACCCGGCTGCTGCCCGGCGACACCCTGCTGCTCTACACCGACGGCCTGACCGAAGCCCGCACCGGGCCCGATCGCGAGCTCTACGGCGATGACGCCCTGCGCGCTTTCGCCGCCGAACAGTCCGCCAGGGGGCCCCAAACCCTCATCACCGCTCTGACCGGTCTCCTCGCCGGCTTCGGCGACGGACTCGACGACGACACGGCTCTGCTCGCCCTCGGCGTGCCCGCCCCGCTTCCCACCCCGCGAGTGAAGACCTGA
- a CDS encoding RNA polymerase sigma-70 factor: MDERTVPATGVSGHSPRAGGTDSGTEAFVAHRNLLFTVAYEMLGSAADAEDVLQETWLRWAGIDHDTVRDPRAFLVRITTRQALTRLRVLRRRKESYVGPWLPEPLLTAPDVADDIELADSVSMAMLLVLETLAPTERAVFVLRDVFDLGYDEIAQAIDKTPVAVRQIAHRARAHVAARRPRAVVSPAETRDALTAFQQALETGDLRRLLDMIAPDVVLLTDGGGIVPAALEPVVGADEVARVLGRIGLGPEDSRRELRPTQVNGHPALLLCLGDEIDSVLAVRIEDGRIISLYAVRNPEKLSRIKRETAVGR, encoded by the coding sequence ATGGACGAGCGCACCGTGCCGGCGACCGGCGTGAGCGGGCACAGTCCTCGCGCCGGGGGTACGGACTCAGGCACCGAGGCCTTCGTCGCCCATCGCAACCTGCTGTTCACCGTTGCCTACGAGATGCTCGGTTCCGCGGCCGACGCCGAGGACGTCCTTCAGGAGACCTGGCTGCGCTGGGCGGGCATCGACCACGACACGGTCCGGGACCCTCGCGCCTTCCTGGTCCGCATCACCACGCGCCAGGCACTGACCCGGCTGCGCGTGCTGCGCCGGCGCAAGGAGTCCTACGTCGGCCCCTGGCTGCCCGAACCCCTGCTGACAGCTCCCGATGTCGCCGACGACATCGAGCTGGCCGACAGCGTCTCCATGGCGATGCTGCTCGTGCTGGAGACGCTCGCGCCGACCGAGCGGGCCGTCTTCGTGCTGCGCGACGTCTTCGATCTCGGGTACGACGAGATCGCGCAGGCCATCGACAAGACACCCGTCGCGGTCCGGCAGATCGCCCACCGCGCACGGGCCCACGTCGCGGCGCGCCGGCCCCGCGCCGTCGTGTCCCCGGCCGAGACCCGCGACGCGCTCACCGCGTTCCAGCAGGCGCTCGAAACGGGCGATCTGCGGCGCCTGCTCGACATGATCGCGCCCGATGTCGTCCTGCTGACCGACGGCGGCGGAATCGTGCCCGCCGCGCTGGAACCTGTCGTGGGCGCCGACGAGGTGGCCAGGGTTCTGGGCCGGATCGGCCTCGGGCCGGAAGACAGTCGCAGGGAGCTGCGACCGACGCAGGTCAACGGCCACCCGGCCTTGCTTCTCTGCCTCGGCGACGAGATCGACAGCGTCCTGGCGGTACGCATCGAGGACGGCCGGATCATCAGCCTCTACGCGGTCCGCAACCCCGAGAAGCTGTCACGCATCAAGCGGGAAACCGCGGTGGGCCGCTGA
- a CDS encoding ATP-binding protein yields MDTMSVTVATVRSAASIAGARDSARAFLERLARPAIAAEAADTVVLVVSELVTNALRHGGGTCTLNLTAHPDSIEVSVRDRSPQVPRMRAPDLRGGTGGFGWPMVERLARATSVTHRTVGGKTVSALLAR; encoded by the coding sequence ATGGACACGATGAGCGTCACCGTGGCAACCGTGCGCTCCGCGGCATCCATCGCCGGCGCACGCGACAGCGCCCGCGCATTCCTCGAACGCCTTGCACGGCCGGCGATCGCGGCCGAGGCTGCCGACACGGTCGTGCTGGTCGTCTCGGAACTCGTCACCAACGCCCTGCGCCACGGCGGCGGTACCTGCACCCTGAATCTGACCGCGCACCCGGACAGCATCGAGGTGTCCGTGCGTGACCGCAGCCCGCAGGTCCCGCGCATGCGCGCCCCCGACCTGCGCGGCGGCACCGGAGGCTTCGGCTGGCCCATGGTCGAGCGCCTCGCCCGCGCCACCTCGGTGACCCACCGGACGGTCGGCGGCAAGACCGTAAGCGCCCTTCTCGCCCGGTGA
- a CDS encoding cold-shock protein — translation MASGTVKWFNAAKGFGFIEQDGGGADVFAHFSNIAAEGFRELLEGQQVTFDIVPSQKGPTAENIVPV, via the coding sequence ATGGCGTCCGGCACTGTGAAGTGGTTCAACGCGGCAAAGGGTTTCGGATTCATCGAACAGGATGGTGGCGGCGCCGACGTGTTCGCCCACTTCTCGAACATCGCCGCCGAGGGCTTCCGTGAATTGCTCGAAGGCCAGCAGGTCACCTTCGACATCGTGCCGAGCCAGAAGGGTCCGACGGCCGAGAACATCGTTCCCGTCTGA
- a CDS encoding MerR family transcriptional regulator — translation MTVNDSFGRLDDDDYPAYTMGRAAEMLGTTQGFLRAIGEARLITPLRSAGGHRRYSRYQLRIAARARELVDQGTPIEAACRIVILEDQLEEAQRINAEYRRAAGPSAPPAS, via the coding sequence ATGACAGTAAATGACTCGTTCGGCCGTCTTGATGACGACGACTACCCCGCCTACACCATGGGCCGGGCCGCTGAGATGCTCGGCACCACCCAGGGATTCCTCCGCGCCATCGGAGAGGCCCGCCTGATCACCCCGCTCCGCTCCGCGGGCGGCCACCGCCGCTACTCCCGCTACCAGCTGCGCATCGCAGCCCGAGCCCGGGAACTCGTCGACCAGGGCACCCCCATCGAGGCCGCCTGCCGCATCGTCATCCTCGAAGACCAGCTCGAAGAAGCCCAGCGCATCAACGCCGAATACCGCCGGGCCGCCGGGCCGTCCGCTCCGCCCGCGTCCTGA
- a CDS encoding universal stress protein codes for MSRRNETPHGHVVVGTDGSRAATHALDRAAGEAHRRQVPLEIVHAWPWGGAYEPLDDDAPDILARAAQYVANQDPGLQVTTAAVADDAAEVLVRRSRTAALTVVGTRGNGGFKGLLLGSVSLRVAAHCRGPLLVVRDEPAARTIPSPHTVVVGVRSEEDEPAAVFAVAEAVRRSARVSVVHAWAYGQNDRTHHDREARARQEDTTAELVVARLHEEHPFVRLESRSMRVAPARALIDAGTTGAVVVIAVHRRKSGLGLQLGPVTHALLHHASCDVALVPVSGPDAAPPGALDRRGGRDRRP; via the coding sequence GTGAGCCGACGAAACGAAACCCCGCACGGCCACGTGGTGGTCGGGACGGACGGGTCCCGAGCGGCGACCCACGCACTCGACCGAGCGGCAGGGGAGGCACACCGCCGTCAGGTGCCCCTGGAGATCGTCCACGCCTGGCCCTGGGGCGGCGCCTACGAGCCCCTGGACGATGATGCGCCGGACATTCTGGCGAGAGCCGCCCAGTACGTCGCGAACCAGGACCCGGGACTCCAGGTCACCACGGCCGCCGTAGCGGACGACGCGGCGGAGGTGCTGGTGAGGCGGAGTCGGACGGCGGCGCTGACTGTGGTGGGCACCCGGGGGAACGGCGGGTTCAAGGGCCTCCTGCTGGGTTCCGTGAGCCTGCGGGTGGCCGCGCACTGCCGAGGCCCGCTGCTCGTCGTCCGGGACGAACCTGCCGCGCGGACCATTCCTTCTCCCCACACCGTCGTTGTGGGCGTGCGGAGTGAGGAGGACGAACCGGCCGCGGTCTTCGCTGTCGCGGAAGCCGTCCGGCGCAGTGCCCGGGTCTCCGTCGTGCACGCGTGGGCCTACGGCCAGAACGACCGCACGCACCATGATCGCGAGGCCCGCGCGCGGCAGGAGGACACGACGGCCGAACTGGTCGTGGCAAGGCTCCACGAGGAGCACCCCTTCGTGCGGCTGGAAAGCCGATCGATGCGCGTCGCACCTGCCCGGGCCCTGATCGACGCCGGTACGACGGGTGCGGTCGTCGTCATCGCCGTACATCGCCGGAAGTCCGGGCTGGGACTGCAACTCGGTCCGGTGACCCACGCACTTCTGCACCACGCGAGCTGCGACGTCGCCCTCGTCCCGGTCTCCGGGCCGGACGCTGCACCGCCGGGGGCACTGGACCGGCGAGGTGGGAGAGACCGTCGGCCATGA
- a CDS encoding STAS domain-containing protein has translation MSPLKITVRDAATGPVLEIAGDLDHTTAPQLRQAVDRLTLAAGHLLVLDLTGLQFVDSSGITALLAARNLVMEQGGDIALAAVPANTARILRIVGLDRVFTFVDGRDGLRSGEHPAQ, from the coding sequence ATGAGCCCGCTGAAGATCACTGTCCGAGACGCAGCCACCGGTCCCGTTCTGGAGATCGCCGGTGACCTCGACCATACGACGGCACCCCAACTCCGCCAGGCCGTGGACCGCCTCACCCTGGCCGCCGGCCACCTGCTGGTCCTGGACCTGACCGGCCTCCAATTCGTCGACTCCAGTGGCATCACCGCTTTGCTGGCGGCACGCAACCTGGTGATGGAACAGGGCGGCGACATCGCCCTGGCCGCTGTCCCGGCCAACACCGCGCGGATCCTGCGCATCGTCGGCCTGGACCGGGTCTTCACCTTCGTCGACGGCCGGGACGGTCTCCGGTCCGGTGAGCATCCGGCGCAGTGA
- a CDS encoding alpha/beta fold hydrolase, whose product MNPEPTDDHSSRSRTNGAAAGSNDVSVLGSRESPDPSDGKAVGTDIRRRNNITVTGRVDGPVLLLAHGFGCDQNMWRLVVPLLAGDYRLVLFDYVGSGRSDPSAWSEERYSSLEGYASDVLDVCEELDLRDVIFVGHSVSAMVGVLAAARAPQRFSRLVMVAPSPRYIDENGYRGGFSADDIGELLESLESNYLGWSAAMAPVIMGSPDRPELGQELSTSFCATDPDMARVFARTTFLSDSRADLKTVAVPTLVLECKQDVIAPREVGAYINDAIPGSRLVTLEATGHCPQLSAPQATAVAITDFIGAAR is encoded by the coding sequence ATGAACCCTGAACCTACGGACGACCACTCTTCCCGCAGTCGGACCAACGGCGCCGCGGCCGGCTCGAACGACGTTTCGGTCCTGGGCAGCCGCGAATCGCCGGACCCGAGTGATGGGAAGGCGGTGGGCACGGATATCCGTCGCAGGAACAACATCACCGTCACCGGCCGTGTCGACGGGCCGGTGCTCCTGCTGGCGCACGGGTTCGGCTGTGATCAGAACATGTGGCGCCTGGTGGTTCCCCTGCTGGCAGGGGACTACCGGTTGGTGCTCTTCGACTACGTGGGCTCCGGCCGCTCGGACCCCTCGGCCTGGAGTGAGGAGCGCTACAGCTCACTGGAGGGCTACGCCTCGGATGTGCTGGATGTCTGCGAGGAGCTGGACCTGCGGGACGTGATCTTCGTGGGGCACTCGGTCAGCGCCATGGTCGGGGTTCTCGCAGCGGCCAGGGCCCCCCAGCGGTTCTCCCGCCTGGTGATGGTGGCTCCGTCGCCCCGCTACATCGACGAAAACGGGTACCGGGGCGGATTCAGCGCGGACGATATCGGTGAGCTGCTGGAGTCGCTGGAGTCGAACTATCTGGGATGGTCCGCGGCGATGGCTCCAGTGATCATGGGCAGCCCGGACCGGCCCGAACTCGGCCAGGAGCTGAGCACCTCGTTCTGCGCGACCGACCCGGACATGGCTCGGGTCTTCGCCCGCACGACGTTCCTGTCCGACAGCCGCGCAGACCTCAAGACGGTCGCGGTGCCGACGCTGGTGCTGGAATGCAAGCAGGACGTGATCGCCCCCCGCGAGGTCGGTGCCTACATCAACGACGCGATCCCGGGTAGTCGCCTGGTCACGCTCGAGGCGACTGGGCACTGCCCGCAACTGAGCGCACCCCAGGCCACCGCGGTGGCGATCACGGACTTCATAGGGGCGGCCCGCTGA
- a CDS encoding carboxymuconolactone decarboxylase family protein, producing MEPRMNLFENETGARIGKRIFAVSQVIHESPLPRSTQELVQLRASQINGCGFCVDIHSKDAAAAGETAARLNLVATWRHSTVFTEAERAALALTEEGTRIIDGYEGVSDETWARVRKHYDEDRTVALVALIAMINATNRLGVMLNNQGGAYEPGDLAAVAG from the coding sequence ATGGAACCCCGTATGAACCTGTTCGAGAACGAGACCGGTGCCAGGATCGGCAAGCGGATCTTCGCCGTGAGCCAGGTGATCCACGAGTCGCCGCTGCCCAGGTCCACCCAGGAGCTGGTGCAACTGCGCGCCAGCCAGATCAACGGCTGCGGTTTCTGCGTCGACATCCACAGCAAGGACGCCGCAGCCGCAGGTGAGACCGCGGCCCGGCTGAACCTGGTCGCCACCTGGCGTCACTCCACCGTGTTCACCGAGGCCGAGCGGGCCGCGCTGGCCCTCACGGAGGAGGGCACCCGCATCATCGACGGCTACGAAGGCGTTTCCGACGAGACCTGGGCCCGGGTCCGCAAGCACTACGACGAGGACCGGACCGTCGCGCTGGTCGCGTTGATCGCCATGATCAATGCGACCAATCGGCTCGGCGTCATGCTCAACAATCAGGGCGGCGCCTACGAGCCCGGCGATCTCGCCGCCGTCGCCGGCTGA
- a CDS encoding flavodoxin, which yields MTGAQISGCSSSPGGGSAPAATRTTGRPAPSVTPGQRVLLAYFSRPGENYYYGGRTNLRTGNTEVLARMISERIACDVHRIKAVAPYPVDYEETVARNVREQEGDARPAIAELPDSIDEYGTVLLASPIWNVRAPMIMSTFTDAFDFSGKTVLPVTTYAMSGLGTTERDYADSCPGATIGEGLAVRGEEVRKAGADVESWLRRVRLPLQQGRPASNDRGPALRQRR from the coding sequence ATGACCGGAGCCCAGATCAGCGGCTGTTCCTCATCACCGGGCGGCGGGAGCGCACCGGCGGCCACGAGGACCACCGGGCGGCCTGCCCCGTCCGTCACGCCGGGACAGCGGGTGCTGCTGGCCTACTTCTCGCGGCCGGGCGAGAACTACTACTACGGCGGGCGCACCAACCTCAGGACGGGCAACACCGAGGTCCTCGCCCGAATGATCAGCGAGCGCATCGCGTGCGACGTGCACCGCATCAAGGCCGTCGCCCCCTACCCCGTCGACTACGAGGAGACCGTCGCGCGCAACGTCCGCGAGCAGGAGGGCGACGCCCGCCCCGCGATCGCCGAACTCCCGGACTCGATCGACGAGTACGGCACGGTGCTGCTGGCGAGTCCCATCTGGAACGTTCGCGCCCCCATGATCATGTCGACGTTCACCGACGCGTTCGACTTCAGCGGGAAGACCGTTCTCCCTGTCACGACGTACGCCATGAGCGGTCTCGGCACGACGGAGCGCGACTACGCGGACTCCTGCCCCGGGGCGACCATCGGCGAAGGACTCGCCGTGCGCGGCGAGGAGGTCCGCAAGGCCGGCGCCGACGTCGAGTCCTGGCTGCGGCGCGTGCGCCTGCCCCTGCAGCAGGGCCGACCCGCATCGAACGATCGCGGGCCGGCCCTGCGGCAGCGGCGGTGA